In Puntigrus tetrazona isolate hp1 chromosome 18, ASM1883169v1, whole genome shotgun sequence, one genomic interval encodes:
- the LOC122362844 gene encoding fibronectin type III and SPRY domain-containing protein 2 isoform X1: protein MDVYEVRGRLDVITEELTASEEEEVADEEAFVMVQDSTDVATLKVSRTFDECVTRASEVCDPCCASQEQLSRSRSKLSQKIMEMENFASNLEEIFITVEENFGRQEQNLEQHYNEVLQTLSQKNEARAAALDEQKNSKLEHLYGQLLRCGQTLDTAKELIERAQELHRRPDKHAFLQAVMPVMKRVEQFAREEVDLKLGVSLDFDVPKMDLSHVRQMMDSINVLPAPSAPVMNPQIANSATDTSLHVCWSLFSDDTVEFYELSWRLISDDCTMEMQQEVAQLKVKETHCTVSDLLPNAQYELWVTATNTTGISPASERAVYMTVPSPPVLKPRQCVSSLDSALIRWDSGNTDPVESYTLELHQTHADGCSVTESIVAIPSCECLLQLQPRKNYIIHIRAVNIGGPSDRSQPITVSTIGTFFHLLEDTAHPSLSLSADGLTMFYLDEDLPISHMTFSDNTFNRCVAVLGDLVPVRAQYYWEIEVDESTEFRVGVAYEDTQRNSYLGGNNTSWCMRHILTPSRHKYEFLHNGWTPDIRITVQPLRIGVFLDYSRGILSFFNAALQQHLYTFSAQFLHYVQPCFALDNPGALMLHTGLTTPSHITQA, encoded by the exons ATGGATGTGTATGAGGTCAGAGGTCGCCTGGACGTGATCACAGAGGAGCTGACGGCgagtgaggaggaggaggtggctGATGAAGAGGCGTTTGTGATGGTGCAGGACTCTACTGATGTGGCCACACTGAAGGTGAGTCGCACATTTGACGAGTGTGTGACCCGAGCGTCTGAGGTGTGTGACCCATGCTGTGCTTCCCAGGAGCAGCTGTCCAGAAGCAGGAGCAAACTGAGCCAGAAGATCATGGAGATGGAGAACTTCGCCAGTAACCTGGAGGAGATCTTcatcactgtggag gAGAACTTCGGCCGGCAGGAGCAGAATCTGGAGCAGCACTATAACGAAGTTCTGCAGACGCTGTCGCAGAAGAACGAGGCACGAGCCGCGGCGCTGGATGAGCAGAAGAACAGCAAGCTGGAGCATTTGTACGGTCAGCTGCTGCGATGCGGTCAAACACTGGACACAGCCAAAGAGCTGATCGAGAGAGCACAGGAGCTCCACCGCAGACCAGACAAACATGCCTTCCTGCAG GCTGTCATGCCAGTTATGAAGAG AGTCGAGCAGTTTGCCAGAGAGGAAGTGGATCTAAAGCTGGGAGTGTCTCTGGACTTCGATGTCCCGAAGATGGATCTGTCCCACGTCAGACAGATGATGGACTCCATTAATGTACTTCCAG ctccaTCGGCTCCGGTCATGAATCCTCAGATCGCTAACTCTGCCACAGACACATCACTGCACGTGTGCTGGAGTCTGTTCTCGGACGACACTGTGGAGTTTTACGAGCTTTCCTGGCGTCTGATCTCTGATGACTGCACTATGGAGATGCAGCAGGAAG tggCTCAGCTGAAGGTGAAGGAAACTCACTGCACCGTGTCTGATCTGCTTCCTAACGCTCAGTATGAACTTTGGGTGACAGCCACCAACACCACAGGCATCAGCCCGGCCAGCGAGAGGGCCGTCTACATGACGG TTCCCTCTCCTCCGGTCCTTAAGCCACGGCAGTGTGTGAGCAGCCTGGACTCGGCGCTGATCCGCTGGGACTCTGGAAACACCGATCCAGTGGAGTCGTACACGCTGGAGCTTCACCAGACACATGCAGATGGCTGCTCTGTCACCGA GTCCATCGTGGCGATCCCATCCTGCGAGTGTCTGCTGCAGCTTCAGCCCCGGAAGAACTACATCATCCACATCAGAGCCGTGAACATCGGGGGCCCGAGTGACCGGAGCCAGCCCATCACTGTCTCCACCATAG GTACATTCTTCCACCTGCTGGAAGACACCGCACATCCGAGCCTGTCTCTGTCAGCTGATGGCCTCACTATGTTCTATCTGGATGAAGATCTTCCCATCAGTCACATGACCTTCAGCGACAACACCTTCAACAG GTGCGTGGCGGTTCTGGGTGACCTAGTGCCCGTCAGAGCCCAGTACTACTGGGAGATCGAGGTGGACGAGAGCACAGAGTTTCGTGTGGGTGTAGCGTACGAGGACACACAGCGCAACTCATACCTGGGCGGGAACAACACGTCCTGGTGCATGAGACACATCCTCACGCCGTCCAG GCATAAATACGAGTTCCTGCACAACGGCTGGACGCCGGACATCCGCATCACCGTGCAGCCGCTGCGGATCGGTGTGTTTCTGGATTATTCCCGTGGGATCCTCTCCTTCTTCAACGCCGCGCTACAGCAGCACCTCTACACCTTCAGCGCTCAGTTCCTGCACTACGTCCAGCCGTGTTTTGCTCTGGATAATCCCGGAGCACTGATGCTCCACACCGGACTGACCACGCCGTCACACATCACTCAGGCCTGA
- the LOC122362844 gene encoding fibronectin type III and SPRY domain-containing protein 2 isoform X3: MDVYEVRGRLDVITEELTASEEEEVADEEAFVMVQDSTDVATLKLSRSRSKLSQKIMEMENFASNLEEIFITVEENFGRQEQNLEQHYNEVLQTLSQKNEARAAALDEQKNSKLEHLYGQLLRCGQTLDTAKELIERAQELHRRPDKHAFLQAVMPVMKRVEQFAREEVDLKLGVSLDFDVPKMDLSHVRQMMDSINVLPAPSAPVMNPQIANSATDTSLHVCWSLFSDDTVEFYELSWRLISDDCTMEMQQEVAQLKVKETHCTVSDLLPNAQYELWVTATNTTGISPASERAVYMTVPSPPVLKPRQCVSSLDSALIRWDSGNTDPVESYTLELHQTHADGCSVTESIVAIPSCECLLQLQPRKNYIIHIRAVNIGGPSDRSQPITVSTIGTFFHLLEDTAHPSLSLSADGLTMFYLDEDLPISHMTFSDNTFNRCVAVLGDLVPVRAQYYWEIEVDESTEFRVGVAYEDTQRNSYLGGNNTSWCMRHILTPSRHKYEFLHNGWTPDIRITVQPLRIGVFLDYSRGILSFFNAALQQHLYTFSAQFLHYVQPCFALDNPGALMLHTGLTTPSHITQA; this comes from the exons ATGGATGTGTATGAGGTCAGAGGTCGCCTGGACGTGATCACAGAGGAGCTGACGGCgagtgaggaggaggaggtggctGATGAAGAGGCGTTTGTGATGGTGCAGGACTCTACTGATGTGGCCACACTGAAG CTGTCCAGAAGCAGGAGCAAACTGAGCCAGAAGATCATGGAGATGGAGAACTTCGCCAGTAACCTGGAGGAGATCTTcatcactgtggag gAGAACTTCGGCCGGCAGGAGCAGAATCTGGAGCAGCACTATAACGAAGTTCTGCAGACGCTGTCGCAGAAGAACGAGGCACGAGCCGCGGCGCTGGATGAGCAGAAGAACAGCAAGCTGGAGCATTTGTACGGTCAGCTGCTGCGATGCGGTCAAACACTGGACACAGCCAAAGAGCTGATCGAGAGAGCACAGGAGCTCCACCGCAGACCAGACAAACATGCCTTCCTGCAG GCTGTCATGCCAGTTATGAAGAG AGTCGAGCAGTTTGCCAGAGAGGAAGTGGATCTAAAGCTGGGAGTGTCTCTGGACTTCGATGTCCCGAAGATGGATCTGTCCCACGTCAGACAGATGATGGACTCCATTAATGTACTTCCAG ctccaTCGGCTCCGGTCATGAATCCTCAGATCGCTAACTCTGCCACAGACACATCACTGCACGTGTGCTGGAGTCTGTTCTCGGACGACACTGTGGAGTTTTACGAGCTTTCCTGGCGTCTGATCTCTGATGACTGCACTATGGAGATGCAGCAGGAAG tggCTCAGCTGAAGGTGAAGGAAACTCACTGCACCGTGTCTGATCTGCTTCCTAACGCTCAGTATGAACTTTGGGTGACAGCCACCAACACCACAGGCATCAGCCCGGCCAGCGAGAGGGCCGTCTACATGACGG TTCCCTCTCCTCCGGTCCTTAAGCCACGGCAGTGTGTGAGCAGCCTGGACTCGGCGCTGATCCGCTGGGACTCTGGAAACACCGATCCAGTGGAGTCGTACACGCTGGAGCTTCACCAGACACATGCAGATGGCTGCTCTGTCACCGA GTCCATCGTGGCGATCCCATCCTGCGAGTGTCTGCTGCAGCTTCAGCCCCGGAAGAACTACATCATCCACATCAGAGCCGTGAACATCGGGGGCCCGAGTGACCGGAGCCAGCCCATCACTGTCTCCACCATAG GTACATTCTTCCACCTGCTGGAAGACACCGCACATCCGAGCCTGTCTCTGTCAGCTGATGGCCTCACTATGTTCTATCTGGATGAAGATCTTCCCATCAGTCACATGACCTTCAGCGACAACACCTTCAACAG GTGCGTGGCGGTTCTGGGTGACCTAGTGCCCGTCAGAGCCCAGTACTACTGGGAGATCGAGGTGGACGAGAGCACAGAGTTTCGTGTGGGTGTAGCGTACGAGGACACACAGCGCAACTCATACCTGGGCGGGAACAACACGTCCTGGTGCATGAGACACATCCTCACGCCGTCCAG GCATAAATACGAGTTCCTGCACAACGGCTGGACGCCGGACATCCGCATCACCGTGCAGCCGCTGCGGATCGGTGTGTTTCTGGATTATTCCCGTGGGATCCTCTCCTTCTTCAACGCCGCGCTACAGCAGCACCTCTACACCTTCAGCGCTCAGTTCCTGCACTACGTCCAGCCGTGTTTTGCTCTGGATAATCCCGGAGCACTGATGCTCCACACCGGACTGACCACGCCGTCACACATCACTCAGGCCTGA
- the LOC122362844 gene encoding fibronectin type III and SPRY domain-containing protein 2 isoform X2 produces the protein MDVYEVRGRLDVITEELTASEEEEVADEEAFVMVQDSTDVATLKEQLSRSRSKLSQKIMEMENFASNLEEIFITVEENFGRQEQNLEQHYNEVLQTLSQKNEARAAALDEQKNSKLEHLYGQLLRCGQTLDTAKELIERAQELHRRPDKHAFLQAVMPVMKRVEQFAREEVDLKLGVSLDFDVPKMDLSHVRQMMDSINVLPAPSAPVMNPQIANSATDTSLHVCWSLFSDDTVEFYELSWRLISDDCTMEMQQEVAQLKVKETHCTVSDLLPNAQYELWVTATNTTGISPASERAVYMTVPSPPVLKPRQCVSSLDSALIRWDSGNTDPVESYTLELHQTHADGCSVTESIVAIPSCECLLQLQPRKNYIIHIRAVNIGGPSDRSQPITVSTIGTFFHLLEDTAHPSLSLSADGLTMFYLDEDLPISHMTFSDNTFNRCVAVLGDLVPVRAQYYWEIEVDESTEFRVGVAYEDTQRNSYLGGNNTSWCMRHILTPSRHKYEFLHNGWTPDIRITVQPLRIGVFLDYSRGILSFFNAALQQHLYTFSAQFLHYVQPCFALDNPGALMLHTGLTTPSHITQA, from the exons ATGGATGTGTATGAGGTCAGAGGTCGCCTGGACGTGATCACAGAGGAGCTGACGGCgagtgaggaggaggaggtggctGATGAAGAGGCGTTTGTGATGGTGCAGGACTCTACTGATGTGGCCACACTGAAG GAGCAGCTGTCCAGAAGCAGGAGCAAACTGAGCCAGAAGATCATGGAGATGGAGAACTTCGCCAGTAACCTGGAGGAGATCTTcatcactgtggag gAGAACTTCGGCCGGCAGGAGCAGAATCTGGAGCAGCACTATAACGAAGTTCTGCAGACGCTGTCGCAGAAGAACGAGGCACGAGCCGCGGCGCTGGATGAGCAGAAGAACAGCAAGCTGGAGCATTTGTACGGTCAGCTGCTGCGATGCGGTCAAACACTGGACACAGCCAAAGAGCTGATCGAGAGAGCACAGGAGCTCCACCGCAGACCAGACAAACATGCCTTCCTGCAG GCTGTCATGCCAGTTATGAAGAG AGTCGAGCAGTTTGCCAGAGAGGAAGTGGATCTAAAGCTGGGAGTGTCTCTGGACTTCGATGTCCCGAAGATGGATCTGTCCCACGTCAGACAGATGATGGACTCCATTAATGTACTTCCAG ctccaTCGGCTCCGGTCATGAATCCTCAGATCGCTAACTCTGCCACAGACACATCACTGCACGTGTGCTGGAGTCTGTTCTCGGACGACACTGTGGAGTTTTACGAGCTTTCCTGGCGTCTGATCTCTGATGACTGCACTATGGAGATGCAGCAGGAAG tggCTCAGCTGAAGGTGAAGGAAACTCACTGCACCGTGTCTGATCTGCTTCCTAACGCTCAGTATGAACTTTGGGTGACAGCCACCAACACCACAGGCATCAGCCCGGCCAGCGAGAGGGCCGTCTACATGACGG TTCCCTCTCCTCCGGTCCTTAAGCCACGGCAGTGTGTGAGCAGCCTGGACTCGGCGCTGATCCGCTGGGACTCTGGAAACACCGATCCAGTGGAGTCGTACACGCTGGAGCTTCACCAGACACATGCAGATGGCTGCTCTGTCACCGA GTCCATCGTGGCGATCCCATCCTGCGAGTGTCTGCTGCAGCTTCAGCCCCGGAAGAACTACATCATCCACATCAGAGCCGTGAACATCGGGGGCCCGAGTGACCGGAGCCAGCCCATCACTGTCTCCACCATAG GTACATTCTTCCACCTGCTGGAAGACACCGCACATCCGAGCCTGTCTCTGTCAGCTGATGGCCTCACTATGTTCTATCTGGATGAAGATCTTCCCATCAGTCACATGACCTTCAGCGACAACACCTTCAACAG GTGCGTGGCGGTTCTGGGTGACCTAGTGCCCGTCAGAGCCCAGTACTACTGGGAGATCGAGGTGGACGAGAGCACAGAGTTTCGTGTGGGTGTAGCGTACGAGGACACACAGCGCAACTCATACCTGGGCGGGAACAACACGTCCTGGTGCATGAGACACATCCTCACGCCGTCCAG GCATAAATACGAGTTCCTGCACAACGGCTGGACGCCGGACATCCGCATCACCGTGCAGCCGCTGCGGATCGGTGTGTTTCTGGATTATTCCCGTGGGATCCTCTCCTTCTTCAACGCCGCGCTACAGCAGCACCTCTACACCTTCAGCGCTCAGTTCCTGCACTACGTCCAGCCGTGTTTTGCTCTGGATAATCCCGGAGCACTGATGCTCCACACCGGACTGACCACGCCGTCACACATCACTCAGGCCTGA
- the LOC122362845 gene encoding KH homology domain-containing protein 4-like isoform X3, producing the protein MECRNLLTRGKTQDEISQLSGALVSTKGLYMSDTDRSSSTGVRPLYLHVQGRSQENVNKAVARIKEIISEDVLRSSGGQQPAVMPTVPVYRQTLSAAPGHKPAPLHTGSFVHTKIFVGLEQSHPSFTVRERVEGPSGSYLQHIQSETGARVFLRGRGSGYIEQASRRESFEPLYLYISHPNAAGLDAAKKLCENLLDTVRAEHTRIMSSYSSSSSAPVYSTHSAYSANNSYGGQSWYGYPSSYPTYPGAFWENSSAVSSQSQQSSGAVQYPVCKQSGFQLQGEDADSCSSPKQHSDEEEQKAQVSTDVSVKDISAADDSRTLMPPPAAPIRKRPREETCSSTLTHTAEEQLMMKKMKIPEESRSGSSGLVPYGGDSSDEEEERMRSGSKSTV; encoded by the exons ATGGAGTGCAGGAACCTGCTGACTAGAGGCAAAACTCAAGATGAG ATCAGTCAGCTGAGCGGAGCGCTGGTGTCCACTAAAGGCCTGTACATGAGTGACACAGACAGAAGCAGCAGCACAGG ggtgaGACCGCTGTATCTTCATGTTCAAGGCCGCTCTCAGGAGAACGTCAACA AGGCAGTGGCCAGAATAAAGGAGATCATCTCCGAGGATGTTCTGCGCTCGTCGGGTGGACAGCAGCCCGCCGTGATGCCCACCGTCCCCGTGTACCGCCAGACCCTCAGCGCGGCCCCTGGACACAAACCGGCCCCGCTGCACACgggg AGTTTTGTGCACACTAAGATCTTTGTAGGCCTGGAGCAATCTCATCCGTCCTTCACCGTGAGAGAGCGTGTGGAGGGTCCGTCCGGCTCGTACCTGCAGCACATTCAGTCTGAGACCGGCGCTCGGGTCTTCCTCCGAGGAAGAGGCTCCGGCTACATCGAGCAGGCGTCCCGCCGAGAGTCCTTCGAGCCGCTCTACCTGTACATCAG CCACCCAAATGCCGCAGGCCTGGATGCAGCCAAGAAGCTGTGCGAGAATCTCCTGgacacg GTGCGGGCAGAACACACACGGATCATGTCGTCGTATTCTTCCTCATCTTCTGCTCCAG TTTACTCCACACACTCGGCATACTCTGCAAATAACAGCTACGGTGGTCAGTCGTGGTACGGCTACCCGAGCTCCTATCCCACGTACCCCGGTGCCTTCTGGGAAAACTCCAGCGCAGtgagcagccaatcacagcagagcAGCGGCGCGGTGCAGTATCCAGTCTGCAAACAGAGCGGCTTCCAGCTGCAG ggtgaGGATGCAGACAGCTGCTCCAGTCCAAAGCAACACTCTGATGAAGAGGAGCAGAAAgcacag GTCTCCACAGATGTTTCAGTGAAGGACATCAGTGCAGCGGATGACAGCAG gaCATTGATGCCGCCACCAGCAGCTCCAATCAGAAAGAGACCGAGAGAAGAGACCTGCAGCAGtaccctcacacacacag CTGAAGAACagctgatgatgaagaagatgaagatCCCAGAAGAATCTAGAAGCGGCTCCTCTGGACTGGTTCCGTACGGAGGAGACTCGtcggatgaggaggaggagcgcATGCGCAGCGGGAGCAAGAGCACCGTCTGA
- the LOC122362845 gene encoding KH homology domain-containing protein 4-like isoform X2 — MSSGSPCVNSRWDRRETGVASEVCVSRGSQDVSGAPQGGVEMAAAMAAKINAMLMAKGKLKPLQPLPSKAPPAAPLVSAEEIVVAEVDINDVAMECRNLLTRGKTQDEISQLSGALVSTKGLYMSDTDRSSSTGVRPLYLHVQGRSQENVNKAVARIKEIISEDVLRSSGGQQPAVMPTVPVYRQTLSAAPGHKPAPLHTGVRAEHTRIMSSYSSSSSAPVYSTHSAYSANNSYGGQSWYGYPSSYPTYPGAFWENSSAVSSQSQQSSGAVQYPVCKQSGFQLQGEDADSCSSPKQHSDEEEQKAQVSTDVSVKDISAADDSRTLMPPPAAPIRKRPREETCSSTLTHTAEEQLMMKKMKIPEESRSGSSGLVPYGGDSSDEEEERMRSGSKSTV; from the exons ATGTCTTCTGGGTCACC GTGTGTGAACAGCCGGTGGGACCGGCGTGAGACGGGCGTTGCGAGCGAGGTGTGTGTGTCCCGCGGCTCACAGGATGTgtctggagctcctcagggAGGCGTGGAGATGGCTGCAGCGATGGCGGCTAAAATCAACGCCATGCTGATGGCCAAAGGCAAACTGAAGCCCCTACAGCCGCTGCCCAGTAAA GCACCGCCCGCTGCTCCTCTGGTCTCTGCTGAGGAGATCGTCGTGGCTGAAGTCGACATAAATGATGTAGCGATGGAGTGCAGGAACCTGCTGACTAGAGGCAAAACTCAAGATGAG ATCAGTCAGCTGAGCGGAGCGCTGGTGTCCACTAAAGGCCTGTACATGAGTGACACAGACAGAAGCAGCAGCACAGG ggtgaGACCGCTGTATCTTCATGTTCAAGGCCGCTCTCAGGAGAACGTCAACA AGGCAGTGGCCAGAATAAAGGAGATCATCTCCGAGGATGTTCTGCGCTCGTCGGGTGGACAGCAGCCCGCCGTGATGCCCACCGTCCCCGTGTACCGCCAGACCCTCAGCGCGGCCCCTGGACACAAACCGGCCCCGCTGCACACgggg GTGCGGGCAGAACACACACGGATCATGTCGTCGTATTCTTCCTCATCTTCTGCTCCAG TTTACTCCACACACTCGGCATACTCTGCAAATAACAGCTACGGTGGTCAGTCGTGGTACGGCTACCCGAGCTCCTATCCCACGTACCCCGGTGCCTTCTGGGAAAACTCCAGCGCAGtgagcagccaatcacagcagagcAGCGGCGCGGTGCAGTATCCAGTCTGCAAACAGAGCGGCTTCCAGCTGCAG ggtgaGGATGCAGACAGCTGCTCCAGTCCAAAGCAACACTCTGATGAAGAGGAGCAGAAAgcacag GTCTCCACAGATGTTTCAGTGAAGGACATCAGTGCAGCGGATGACAGCAG gaCATTGATGCCGCCACCAGCAGCTCCAATCAGAAAGAGACCGAGAGAAGAGACCTGCAGCAGtaccctcacacacacag CTGAAGAACagctgatgatgaagaagatgaagatCCCAGAAGAATCTAGAAGCGGCTCCTCTGGACTGGTTCCGTACGGAGGAGACTCGtcggatgaggaggaggagcgcATGCGCAGCGGGAGCAAGAGCACCGTCTGA
- the LOC122362845 gene encoding KH homology domain-containing protein 4-like isoform X1 yields the protein MSSGSPCVNSRWDRRETGVASEVCVSRGSQDVSGAPQGGVEMAAAMAAKINAMLMAKGKLKPLQPLPSKAPPAAPLVSAEEIVVAEVDINDVAMECRNLLTRGKTQDEISQLSGALVSTKGLYMSDTDRSSSTGVRPLYLHVQGRSQENVNKAVARIKEIISEDVLRSSGGQQPAVMPTVPVYRQTLSAAPGHKPAPLHTGSFVHTKIFVGLEQSHPSFTVRERVEGPSGSYLQHIQSETGARVFLRGRGSGYIEQASRRESFEPLYLYISHPNAAGLDAAKKLCENLLDTVRAEHTRIMSSYSSSSSAPVYSTHSAYSANNSYGGQSWYGYPSSYPTYPGAFWENSSAVSSQSQQSSGAVQYPVCKQSGFQLQGEDADSCSSPKQHSDEEEQKAQVSTDVSVKDISAADDSRTLMPPPAAPIRKRPREETCSSTLTHTAEEQLMMKKMKIPEESRSGSSGLVPYGGDSSDEEEERMRSGSKSTV from the exons ATGTCTTCTGGGTCACC GTGTGTGAACAGCCGGTGGGACCGGCGTGAGACGGGCGTTGCGAGCGAGGTGTGTGTGTCCCGCGGCTCACAGGATGTgtctggagctcctcagggAGGCGTGGAGATGGCTGCAGCGATGGCGGCTAAAATCAACGCCATGCTGATGGCCAAAGGCAAACTGAAGCCCCTACAGCCGCTGCCCAGTAAA GCACCGCCCGCTGCTCCTCTGGTCTCTGCTGAGGAGATCGTCGTGGCTGAAGTCGACATAAATGATGTAGCGATGGAGTGCAGGAACCTGCTGACTAGAGGCAAAACTCAAGATGAG ATCAGTCAGCTGAGCGGAGCGCTGGTGTCCACTAAAGGCCTGTACATGAGTGACACAGACAGAAGCAGCAGCACAGG ggtgaGACCGCTGTATCTTCATGTTCAAGGCCGCTCTCAGGAGAACGTCAACA AGGCAGTGGCCAGAATAAAGGAGATCATCTCCGAGGATGTTCTGCGCTCGTCGGGTGGACAGCAGCCCGCCGTGATGCCCACCGTCCCCGTGTACCGCCAGACCCTCAGCGCGGCCCCTGGACACAAACCGGCCCCGCTGCACACgggg AGTTTTGTGCACACTAAGATCTTTGTAGGCCTGGAGCAATCTCATCCGTCCTTCACCGTGAGAGAGCGTGTGGAGGGTCCGTCCGGCTCGTACCTGCAGCACATTCAGTCTGAGACCGGCGCTCGGGTCTTCCTCCGAGGAAGAGGCTCCGGCTACATCGAGCAGGCGTCCCGCCGAGAGTCCTTCGAGCCGCTCTACCTGTACATCAG CCACCCAAATGCCGCAGGCCTGGATGCAGCCAAGAAGCTGTGCGAGAATCTCCTGgacacg GTGCGGGCAGAACACACACGGATCATGTCGTCGTATTCTTCCTCATCTTCTGCTCCAG TTTACTCCACACACTCGGCATACTCTGCAAATAACAGCTACGGTGGTCAGTCGTGGTACGGCTACCCGAGCTCCTATCCCACGTACCCCGGTGCCTTCTGGGAAAACTCCAGCGCAGtgagcagccaatcacagcagagcAGCGGCGCGGTGCAGTATCCAGTCTGCAAACAGAGCGGCTTCCAGCTGCAG ggtgaGGATGCAGACAGCTGCTCCAGTCCAAAGCAACACTCTGATGAAGAGGAGCAGAAAgcacag GTCTCCACAGATGTTTCAGTGAAGGACATCAGTGCAGCGGATGACAGCAG gaCATTGATGCCGCCACCAGCAGCTCCAATCAGAAAGAGACCGAGAGAAGAGACCTGCAGCAGtaccctcacacacacag CTGAAGAACagctgatgatgaagaagatgaagatCCCAGAAGAATCTAGAAGCGGCTCCTCTGGACTGGTTCCGTACGGAGGAGACTCGtcggatgaggaggaggagcgcATGCGCAGCGGGAGCAAGAGCACCGTCTGA